A window of the Cannabis sativa cultivar Pink pepper isolate KNU-18-1 chromosome X, ASM2916894v1, whole genome shotgun sequence genome harbors these coding sequences:
- the LOC115702901 gene encoding uncharacterized protein LOC115702901 isoform X3: MALPSIQHTMVLFTFKIVFFCRRRYKDKKEDQAEPEVDPERDQRTVFAYQICLKADERDVYEFFSRAGKVRDVRLIMDRNSRRSKGVGYIEFYDVMSVPMAIALSGQPLLGQPVMVKPSEAEKNLVQSTAAVAAGPGGLIGPYSGGARRLYVGNLHTSIKEEDLRQVFGAFGPVELVQLPLDETGLCKGFGFVQFGRLEDARNALSLNGQLEIGGRMLKVSAVTDQVGMQEIGGNTGDFDDDEGSGMALNAQSRALLMQKLDRSGTSTSMTGTPAVNAPPGFTLPGPPPMMGTAPMMTSLSAPLAPMPVLGLGGGGLQAPTVTVPAIDTIGVPSECLLLKNMFDPEAETEPNFDLDIKEDVQEECSKFGNLKHIFVDKNSVGFVYLRFEHTQSAVAAQRALHGRWFAGKMITASYMLPQNYEDKFPESR, from the exons ATGGCACTGCCATCCATACAACACACTATGGTGCTGTTTACCTTTAAGATTGTGTTTTTTTGTAGAAG AAGatataaagataaaaaagaggATCAGGCAGAGCCAGAGGTTGACCCAGAGAGGGATCAGAGGACTGTATTTGCTTATCAG ATTTGTCTAAAGGCAGATGAAAGAGATGTATACGAGTTTTTCTCAAGGGCTGGCAAG GTTCGAGATGTACGTCTCATCATGGACCGGAATTCTAGGCGATCTAAGGGTGTTGG GTATATTGAGTTTTATGATGTGATGTCAGTGCCTATGGCCATTGCTTTATCTGGTCAGCCTCTTCTAGGTCAACCAGTTATGGTGAAGCCATCCGAAGCTGAAAAGAATTTGGTTCAATCAACTGCAGCCGTTGCTGCTGGACCAGGTGGACTTATAGGGCCTTACTCTGGAGGAGCTAGGAGACTTTATGTTGGCAATTTACATACAAGTATAAAAGAGGAAGATCTTCGTCAG GTTTTTGGAGCATTTGGTCCAGTGGAACTTGTACAGTTGCCTCTTGATGAAACTGGTCTTTGCAAAGGTTTTGGATTTGTCCAG TTTGGACGTCTTGAAGATGCAAGAAATGCACTGAGTTTGAATGGACAACTGGAGATTGGTGGTCGAATGCTTAAG gtaTCAGCTGTTACTGATCAAGTTGGAATGCAAGAAATTGGTGGGAACACTGGGGattttgatgatgatgaaggCAGTGGAATG GCGCTTAATGCACAGTCTCGAGCACTTCTCATGCAAAAATTGGATCGGAGTGGCACTTCAACAAG TATGACTGGTACTCCTGCTGTCAATGCCCCCCCTGGGTTTACTCTACCGGGACCTCCTCCAATGATGGGAACTGCACCAATGATGACTTCCCTTTCTGCTCCACTAGCTCCTATGCCGGTCCTTGGACTTGGGGGTGGTGGTCTTCAAGCTCCTACAGTCACTGTTCCTGCTATAGATACAATTGGTGTTCCAAGTGAATGTTTGCTCCTAAAAAATATGTTTGATCCTGAAGCCGAG ACGGAGCCAAATTTCGATCTGGATATTAAAGAAGACGTACAGGAAGAATGTTCAAAGTTCGGAAATTTGAAACATATATTTGTGGACAA GAACAGTGTTGGCTTCGTATATCTGCGATTTGAACATACACAATCAGCAGTAGCTGCACAGCGTGCTCTCCATGGGAGATGGTTTGCTGGGAAGATGATTACTGCATCATACATG TTACCCCAAAACTACGAAGATAAATTCCCCGAAAGCAGATAA